One window of the Klebsiella oxytoca genome contains the following:
- a CDS encoding NADPH-dependent F420 reductase: MINYEKYRIAVLGTGHIGKTLARSLASAGHSVKVANSRGPETIAPDVLETGAEAADAASAVQDAQVVILSIPMAKVADIAPLIRTLRSHVIVADTSNYYPHRDGIIDGFSDGQVESAWVAHLLNRPLVKAWNAIGSDSLATKGKAEGTAGRISIPVAGNIVEHKKLIMRLVSDTGFDAFGAGTVEESWRQQPGAPCYCTDLTFDEMKSAIAATEKTRLPARRDIAVQAIQERMGDKQSNPTADYIVRLHRALFM; this comes from the coding sequence ATGATTAATTATGAAAAGTACCGGATTGCTGTTCTGGGAACCGGCCATATCGGTAAAACGCTTGCTCGCAGTCTCGCCTCTGCCGGTCACTCCGTTAAGGTTGCAAATTCACGTGGGCCTGAAACGATAGCCCCCGACGTGCTTGAAACGGGCGCTGAAGCAGCCGATGCAGCCAGTGCAGTACAGGATGCACAGGTTGTCATCCTGTCCATACCTATGGCAAAGGTTGCGGATATCGCGCCTCTGATCCGGACATTACGCAGTCATGTTATCGTTGCTGACACGTCGAACTATTACCCACATCGCGACGGAATCATCGATGGGTTCTCAGATGGTCAGGTCGAAAGCGCGTGGGTAGCGCATCTCCTGAACCGTCCACTGGTGAAGGCCTGGAATGCAATAGGTTCAGATTCTCTCGCTACAAAAGGTAAAGCAGAGGGTACAGCAGGACGTATTTCAATTCCGGTGGCAGGGAATATCGTAGAGCACAAAAAATTGATTATGCGTCTTGTCAGTGATACGGGGTTTGACGCCTTCGGTGCAGGTACAGTTGAGGAGTCATGGCGTCAACAACCGGGTGCACCTTGCTACTGTACTGACCTCACATTTGATGAAATGAAGTCAGCGATCGCCGCAACGGAAAAAACACGGCTGCCTGCGCGTCGGGATATTGCTGTTCAGGCAATTCAGGAGCGAATGGGCGATAAGCAATCCAATCCGACTGCAGATTATATTGTTCGATTACACCGGGCTCTTTTTATGTAA